In Scatophagus argus isolate fScaArg1 chromosome 5, fScaArg1.pri, whole genome shotgun sequence, a genomic segment contains:
- the LOC124058921 gene encoding centrosomal protein of 164 kDa-like isoform X1, with amino-acid sequence MTAAALIGDQLILEEDYDENYIPSEQEIQEYAREIGIDPDSEPELLWLAREGIVAPLPAEWKPCQDVTGDIYYFNFSSGQSTWDHPCDEHYRRLVAQERERAQLAAAAGGTGAKKDKDKKKKKEKKEKKEKKKKEPLKTPGALSSPLGPLPSPLGSLAPLRGLDAPGPGPLPGSVPSLRRSLGTSGGLEPLKTSLGGPQSSGVSSVWGSRQEERVSLALPGFDDDDDDDEKISENELSARDSDQLMKNLHLDLDALGGGLQYEDSEASGGAPAEERTEPELQDLALSGDHSPEPPSQQESDAGKNTEEASSSMDVKLSEKVLDIDLLGSVNPLDNDEKEERKEDEENEEEPKSKRADAAKGHLQAADKGNATGPKVDRLVLHQSSLSPSLSSPSHSEQSVGLNLKSDGVGRSLGLQRPETSRGRLVRTSNTQLEDAKPPLQNQESILEEEASWTIWKDREKKEVEVEETERSLRERKEGRDSQISKLAHEVEEEREHLMREKDERMRVLQEELRREEEEEERKLKEESKERLRALQQFLLSKRSEEEAKLNEESDRMLKELRQSVQEEREQKQHRLREESEVLLKELRITLEEEQVAERERLKAQKRMDMERLKAESEEELKAEKRRLQGEWEEKLDSLKQEVKITERRRELMSPRPEQQLAEYHRELADVLQQVREEVQRDHERKLEQLKEDHRREMNTIREKYLDEETDQRERLLSTLQEDRERLQSSHTVQLEKLRLQLDTQIQKTQLTHVRKESELKGLVDQIELRTKELRSQEAMLQTKAAELKRRRKKLEEEEDEVDRQIEALPRLIQERDQLREELERMREEKHQARELIQRAREERDKAKEQEERLREERDKSVEESRRAKMDKERLESKVVLLQERCDHLSIRVSEMDQGEGVSTSLRPEPKQEKKKAEKAEVTAPSSDKIDSSLHVEDLDNSPLSPLPDSHSSVDDFRRYISSHGASIQKTKLFLERESSRLMERQAALRAAQTNQEAPAQEEGATEEMTRNLQEEARNLMELQRTVQRGNTLLRRKEEQLQQLESSIAEEPLFEDLSRLAGERKVTFDVTDSDLSSSVDPPDGTGGHPTVPDKVQVLAESLQQISGQLNTVLSALGSLAQRQTTTPYTVFSLPLSQPQFTPAPTSSTSTSATVMPQIHTLGSLAPPPPVKLSEPSWNWAPQGSSAATPLFSTPISSGLRASEDLINSRWSQIFPGAAMDPIISSTTRPTSAYSSYTPASEHGRNLRSMQKSVEVDGQRLQGLIDGNKRWLEMRKKDTSVPLFTRYQASSAKSGLVQLGLDDNNQIRVYHY; translated from the exons AtgactgcagctgctctcaTAGGAGACCAGCTGATCCTTGAAGAAGACTATGATGAGAACTATATACCCTCTGAACAAG aGATCCAAGAGTACGCCAGAGAGATTGGTATTGATCCCGACAGTGAGCCGGAGCTCCTGTGGCTGGCCAGGGAAGGCATCGTTGCTCCTCTGCCTGCTGAGTGGAAGCCTTG CCAGGATGTGACAGGAGACATCTACTATTTCAACTTCTCCTCGGGACAGTCCACCTGGGATCACCCGTGTGATGAGCACTACCGCCGTCTGGTGGCCCAGGAGCGTGAGCGCGCCCAGCTGGCTGCCGCTGCAGGAGGCACAGGGGCGAAGAAGGACAaggataagaagaagaagaaagaaaagaaagagaagaaagagaagaagaagaaggagccaCTCAAGACCCCTgga GCCCTGAGTTCACCTTTGGGACCCCTACCATCCCCGCTGGGCAGCCTGGCTCCTCTGAGAGGTCTGGATGCCCCTGGACCAGGCCCACTTCCTGGTTCTGTTCCGTCTCTGCGACGGTCCCTCGGCACCTCAGGAGGACTGGAGCCCTTAAAGACCTCCCTTGGG GGCCCTCAGAGCAGTGGAGTGTCTAGTGTTTGGGGCAgcaggcaggaggagagggtgTCTCTAGCTCTGCCTggctttgatgatgatgatgacgatgatgagaAAATCTCAGAAAACGAG CTAAGTGCCCGTGATTCAGACCAATTAATGAAGAACCTTCATCTGGACCTGGATGCCCTTGGAGGAGGCCTACAGTATGAG GACAGTGAGGCCAGTGGTGGAGCTCCAGctgaggagaggacagaacCAGAGTTGCAGGACTTGGCCCTATCCGGAGACCACAGCCCTGAACCACCGTCTCaacag GAGTCTGATGCCGGTAAGAACACTGAGGAGGCTTCATCCTCCATGGATGTGAAG CTGTCGGAGAAAGTTCTGGACATCGACCTGTTGGGCAGTGTCAATCCACTGGACAAtgatgaaaaagaggaaagaaaagaagatgaggagaatgaggaggaaCCAAAGTCAAAGAGGGCAGATGCTGCCAAGGg GCATTTGCAGGCTGCTGACAAAGGCAATGCTACAGGTCCTAAAGTTGACCGACTTGTCCTCCATCAGTCCAGCCTTTCACCCTCCCTCTCAAGCCCATCCCACTCAGAGCAAAGTGTGGGGCTCAACCTTAAAAGTGATGGCGTTGGCAGGTCTCTGGGTCTGCAACGGCCTGAAACCTCCAGAGGTCGGCTGGTCCGCACTTCCAACACCCAACTAGAAGACGCTAAACCTCCTTTGCAAAACCAAGAGAGCATACTGGAAGAAGAGGCAAGCTGGACAATCTGGAAAGatagagagaagaaagaggtggaggtggaggagacagagaggagtcttagagagaggaaggaggggagggataGCCAGATAAGCAAGCTTGCTCacgaggtggaggaggaaagggagcaTCTGATGAGGGAGAAGGATGAGAGAATGCGTGTCctccaggaggagctgaggagagaggaggaggaggaggagaggaaactgAAGGAGGAGAGTAAGGAAAGACTGAG GGCTCTGCAGCAGTTTCTCCTGTCTAAGAGGAGCGAGGAGGAGGCCAAGCTGAATGAGGAGTCTGACAGGATGCTGAAGGAACTCAGACAGTCTGTGcaagaggagagggagcagaAGCAACACAGACTCAG GGAGGAGAGTGAAGTCTTGCTGAAGGAGTTGCGCATCACTCTAGAGGAAGAGCAAGTAGCGGAGCGTGAGAGACTGAAGGCCCAGAAGAGGATGGACATGGAACGTCTGAAGGCTGAGTCGGAAGAGGAGCtcaaagcagagaagaggaggcTCCAGGGAGAGTGGGAGGAGAAGCTGGACTCTCTGAAACAGGAG GTTAAAattacagagaggaggagggagctcATGAGTCCAAGACCCGAGCAACAACTGGCAGAGTACCACCGAGAG CTGGCCGATGTTCTCCAGCAAGTGCGGGAGGAAGTGCAGCGTGATCACGAGAGGAAGctggagcagctgaaggaggaTCACAGGAGAGAGATGAACACCATCAGAGAGAAATACCTGGATGAG GAGACAGACCAGAGGGAGCGCTTGCTTTCTACTCtacaggaggacagagagcgTCTCCAGAGCTCACACACTGTCCAGCTGGAGAAACTCCGCTTGCAGCTcgacacacagatacaaaagaCTCAGTTGACACATGTGCGCaaa GAATCAGAACTGAAGGGTCTGGTGGATCAAATCGAGCTGAGAACCAAAGAGCTGAGGAGCCAGGAGGCCATGCTGCAGACTAAG gcagcagagctgaagaggaggaggaagaagcttgaggaggaagaggatgaagtagacagacagatagag gccTTGCCCCGCCTCATCCAGGAGAGAGACCAGCTaagggaggagctggagaggatgagagaggagaaacatcAAGCCAGAGAACTCATCcagagagcgagggaggagaGGGACAAGGccaaggagcaggaggagagactaagggaggagagagacaaatCTGTGGAAGAGAGCAGGAGGGCTAAGATGGACAAGGAGCGACTGGAGAGCaaggtggtgctgctgcaggagagaTGCGACCATCTCAGTATTAGAGTCAG TGAGATGGACCAGGGCGAAGGAGTGAGCACCTCCCTCAGACCAGAACccaaacaggagaagaagaaggcagagaaagcagaggtGACAGCACCCTCCAGTGACAAGATAGACTCATCGCTACATGTCGAAGATCTGGATAACTCTCCACTCTCCCCGTTACCTGACAGCCACAGCAGCGTGGACGA ctTCAGACGCTACATCTCTTCGCATGGCGCATCCATCCAAAAAACCAAACTCTtcctggagagggagagcagcCGGCTGATGGAGAGACAAGCAGCTCTGCGGGCAGCCCAGACCAACCAGGAAGCCCCTGCCCAGGAAGAAGGGGCGACTGAGGAAATGACAAGAAACCTGCAGGAG GAGGCTAGAAATTTGATGGAGCTGCAGCGGACGGTTCAGAGAGGAAACACTCTCCTGCGGAGAAAAGaggagcagctccagcagctaGAGAGCTCTATAGCTGAAGAG CCACTGTTTGAGGATCTGTCTCGGCTGGCAGGAGAAAGGAAGGTGACCTTTGATGTGACTGACTCTGACCTCAGCAGCTCTGTGGACCCACCTGATGGGACAG GAGGCCATCCCACTGTCCCAGATAAAGTTCAGGTGTTAGCAGAGTCCTTACAACAGATCTCAGGCCAGCTTAACACAGTCCTGAGTGCGTTAGGTTCACTGGCCCAGAGGCAGACCACCACTCCCTATACAGtgttctctctgcctctgtctcagCCTCAGTTCACCCCAGCCCCCAcctcttccacctccacctctgctaCAGTCATGCCCCAGATACACACCTTGGGCTCCTTAGCCCCACCTCCGCCAGTGAAGCTCTCTGAGCCGTCCTGGAACTGGGCGCCCCAAGGTTCCTCTGCAGCCACCCCTCTCTTCAGCACCCCCATCAGTAGTGGGCTGAGGGCCTCTGAGGACCTCATTAACAGCCGATGGAGCCAGATATTCCCCG GAGCAGCTATGGACCCAATCATCTCCAGCACCACGAGGCCAACCTCAGCTTACTCATCATACACACCTGCTAG CGAACATGGTCGTAATCTGCGGTCCATGCAGAAGTCAGTGGAGGTAGACGGCCAGAGGCTGCAGGGGTTGATCGATGGCAACAAGAGATGGCTGGAGATGCGCAAGAAAGACACCAGCGT ACCCCTGTTTACTCGCTATCAGGCTTCTTCAGCCAAGAGCGGCCTGGTCCAGCTGGGCTTGGATGATAACAACCAGATCAGAGTCTATCATTACTGA
- the LOC124058921 gene encoding centrosomal protein of 164 kDa-like isoform X2, whose amino-acid sequence MTAAALIGDQLILEEDYDENYIPSEQEIQEYAREIGIDPDSEPELLWLAREGIVAPLPAEWKPCQDVTGDIYYFNFSSGQSTWDHPCDEHYRRLVAQERERAQLAAAAGGTGAKKDKDKKKKKEKKEKKEKKKKEPLKTPGALSSPLGPLPSPLGSLAPLRGLDAPGPGPLPGSVPSLRRSLGTSGGLEPLKTSLGGPQSSGVSSVWGSRQEERVSLALPGFDDDDDDDEKISENELSARDSDQLMKNLHLDLDALGGGLQYEDSEASGGAPAEERTEPELQDLALSGDHSPEPPSQQESDAGKNTEEASSSMDVKLSEKVLDIDLLGSVNPLDNDEKEERKEDEENEEEPKSKRADAAKGHLQAADKGNATGPKVDRLVLHQSSLSPSLSSPSHSEQSVGLNLKSDGVGRSLGLQRPETSRGRLVRTSNTQLEDAKPPLQNQESILEEEASWTIWKDREKKEVEVEETERSLRERKEGRDSQISKLAHEVEEEREHLMREKDERMRVLQEELRREEEEEERKLKEESKERLRALQQFLLSKRSEEEAKLNEESDRMLKELRQSVQEEREQKQHRLREESEVLLKELRITLEEEQVAERERLKAQKRMDMERLKAESEEELKAEKRRLQGEWEEKLDSLKQEVKITERRRELMSPRPEQQLAEYHRELADVLQQVREEVQRDHERKLEQLKEDHRREMNTIREKYLDEETDQRERLLSTLQEDRERLQSSHTVQLEKLRLQLDTQIQKTQLTHVRKESELKGLVDQIELRTKELRSQEAMLQTKAAELKRRRKKLEEEEDEVDRQIEALPRLIQERDQLREELERMREEKHQARELIQRAREERDKAKEQEERLREERDKSVEESRRAKMDKERLESKVVLLQERCDHLSIRVSEMDQGEGVSTSLRPEPKQEKKKAEKAEVTAPSSDKIDSSLHVEDLDNSPLSPLPDSHSSVDDFRRYISSHGASIQKTKLFLERESSRLMERQAALRAAQTNQEAPAQEEGATEEMTRNLQEEARNLMELQRTVQRGNTLLRRKEEQLQQLESSIAEEPLFEDLSRLAGERKVTFDVTDSDLSSSVDPPDGTGGHPTVPDKVQVLAESLQQISGQLNTVLSALGSLAQRQTTTPYTVFSLPLSQPQFTPAPTSSTSTSATVMPQIHTLGSLAPPPPVKLSEPSWNWAPQGSSAATPLFSTPISSGLRASEDLINSRWSQIFPAMDPIISSTTRPTSAYSSYTPASEHGRNLRSMQKSVEVDGQRLQGLIDGNKRWLEMRKKDTSVPLFTRYQASSAKSGLVQLGLDDNNQIRVYHY is encoded by the exons AtgactgcagctgctctcaTAGGAGACCAGCTGATCCTTGAAGAAGACTATGATGAGAACTATATACCCTCTGAACAAG aGATCCAAGAGTACGCCAGAGAGATTGGTATTGATCCCGACAGTGAGCCGGAGCTCCTGTGGCTGGCCAGGGAAGGCATCGTTGCTCCTCTGCCTGCTGAGTGGAAGCCTTG CCAGGATGTGACAGGAGACATCTACTATTTCAACTTCTCCTCGGGACAGTCCACCTGGGATCACCCGTGTGATGAGCACTACCGCCGTCTGGTGGCCCAGGAGCGTGAGCGCGCCCAGCTGGCTGCCGCTGCAGGAGGCACAGGGGCGAAGAAGGACAaggataagaagaagaagaaagaaaagaaagagaagaaagagaagaagaagaaggagccaCTCAAGACCCCTgga GCCCTGAGTTCACCTTTGGGACCCCTACCATCCCCGCTGGGCAGCCTGGCTCCTCTGAGAGGTCTGGATGCCCCTGGACCAGGCCCACTTCCTGGTTCTGTTCCGTCTCTGCGACGGTCCCTCGGCACCTCAGGAGGACTGGAGCCCTTAAAGACCTCCCTTGGG GGCCCTCAGAGCAGTGGAGTGTCTAGTGTTTGGGGCAgcaggcaggaggagagggtgTCTCTAGCTCTGCCTggctttgatgatgatgatgacgatgatgagaAAATCTCAGAAAACGAG CTAAGTGCCCGTGATTCAGACCAATTAATGAAGAACCTTCATCTGGACCTGGATGCCCTTGGAGGAGGCCTACAGTATGAG GACAGTGAGGCCAGTGGTGGAGCTCCAGctgaggagaggacagaacCAGAGTTGCAGGACTTGGCCCTATCCGGAGACCACAGCCCTGAACCACCGTCTCaacag GAGTCTGATGCCGGTAAGAACACTGAGGAGGCTTCATCCTCCATGGATGTGAAG CTGTCGGAGAAAGTTCTGGACATCGACCTGTTGGGCAGTGTCAATCCACTGGACAAtgatgaaaaagaggaaagaaaagaagatgaggagaatgaggaggaaCCAAAGTCAAAGAGGGCAGATGCTGCCAAGGg GCATTTGCAGGCTGCTGACAAAGGCAATGCTACAGGTCCTAAAGTTGACCGACTTGTCCTCCATCAGTCCAGCCTTTCACCCTCCCTCTCAAGCCCATCCCACTCAGAGCAAAGTGTGGGGCTCAACCTTAAAAGTGATGGCGTTGGCAGGTCTCTGGGTCTGCAACGGCCTGAAACCTCCAGAGGTCGGCTGGTCCGCACTTCCAACACCCAACTAGAAGACGCTAAACCTCCTTTGCAAAACCAAGAGAGCATACTGGAAGAAGAGGCAAGCTGGACAATCTGGAAAGatagagagaagaaagaggtggaggtggaggagacagagaggagtcttagagagaggaaggaggggagggataGCCAGATAAGCAAGCTTGCTCacgaggtggaggaggaaagggagcaTCTGATGAGGGAGAAGGATGAGAGAATGCGTGTCctccaggaggagctgaggagagaggaggaggaggaggagaggaaactgAAGGAGGAGAGTAAGGAAAGACTGAG GGCTCTGCAGCAGTTTCTCCTGTCTAAGAGGAGCGAGGAGGAGGCCAAGCTGAATGAGGAGTCTGACAGGATGCTGAAGGAACTCAGACAGTCTGTGcaagaggagagggagcagaAGCAACACAGACTCAG GGAGGAGAGTGAAGTCTTGCTGAAGGAGTTGCGCATCACTCTAGAGGAAGAGCAAGTAGCGGAGCGTGAGAGACTGAAGGCCCAGAAGAGGATGGACATGGAACGTCTGAAGGCTGAGTCGGAAGAGGAGCtcaaagcagagaagaggaggcTCCAGGGAGAGTGGGAGGAGAAGCTGGACTCTCTGAAACAGGAG GTTAAAattacagagaggaggagggagctcATGAGTCCAAGACCCGAGCAACAACTGGCAGAGTACCACCGAGAG CTGGCCGATGTTCTCCAGCAAGTGCGGGAGGAAGTGCAGCGTGATCACGAGAGGAAGctggagcagctgaaggaggaTCACAGGAGAGAGATGAACACCATCAGAGAGAAATACCTGGATGAG GAGACAGACCAGAGGGAGCGCTTGCTTTCTACTCtacaggaggacagagagcgTCTCCAGAGCTCACACACTGTCCAGCTGGAGAAACTCCGCTTGCAGCTcgacacacagatacaaaagaCTCAGTTGACACATGTGCGCaaa GAATCAGAACTGAAGGGTCTGGTGGATCAAATCGAGCTGAGAACCAAAGAGCTGAGGAGCCAGGAGGCCATGCTGCAGACTAAG gcagcagagctgaagaggaggaggaagaagcttgaggaggaagaggatgaagtagacagacagatagag gccTTGCCCCGCCTCATCCAGGAGAGAGACCAGCTaagggaggagctggagaggatgagagaggagaaacatcAAGCCAGAGAACTCATCcagagagcgagggaggagaGGGACAAGGccaaggagcaggaggagagactaagggaggagagagacaaatCTGTGGAAGAGAGCAGGAGGGCTAAGATGGACAAGGAGCGACTGGAGAGCaaggtggtgctgctgcaggagagaTGCGACCATCTCAGTATTAGAGTCAG TGAGATGGACCAGGGCGAAGGAGTGAGCACCTCCCTCAGACCAGAACccaaacaggagaagaagaaggcagagaaagcagaggtGACAGCACCCTCCAGTGACAAGATAGACTCATCGCTACATGTCGAAGATCTGGATAACTCTCCACTCTCCCCGTTACCTGACAGCCACAGCAGCGTGGACGA ctTCAGACGCTACATCTCTTCGCATGGCGCATCCATCCAAAAAACCAAACTCTtcctggagagggagagcagcCGGCTGATGGAGAGACAAGCAGCTCTGCGGGCAGCCCAGACCAACCAGGAAGCCCCTGCCCAGGAAGAAGGGGCGACTGAGGAAATGACAAGAAACCTGCAGGAG GAGGCTAGAAATTTGATGGAGCTGCAGCGGACGGTTCAGAGAGGAAACACTCTCCTGCGGAGAAAAGaggagcagctccagcagctaGAGAGCTCTATAGCTGAAGAG CCACTGTTTGAGGATCTGTCTCGGCTGGCAGGAGAAAGGAAGGTGACCTTTGATGTGACTGACTCTGACCTCAGCAGCTCTGTGGACCCACCTGATGGGACAG GAGGCCATCCCACTGTCCCAGATAAAGTTCAGGTGTTAGCAGAGTCCTTACAACAGATCTCAGGCCAGCTTAACACAGTCCTGAGTGCGTTAGGTTCACTGGCCCAGAGGCAGACCACCACTCCCTATACAGtgttctctctgcctctgtctcagCCTCAGTTCACCCCAGCCCCCAcctcttccacctccacctctgctaCAGTCATGCCCCAGATACACACCTTGGGCTCCTTAGCCCCACCTCCGCCAGTGAAGCTCTCTGAGCCGTCCTGGAACTGGGCGCCCCAAGGTTCCTCTGCAGCCACCCCTCTCTTCAGCACCCCCATCAGTAGTGGGCTGAGGGCCTCTGAGGACCTCATTAACAGCCGATGGAGCCAGATATTCCCCG CTATGGACCCAATCATCTCCAGCACCACGAGGCCAACCTCAGCTTACTCATCATACACACCTGCTAG CGAACATGGTCGTAATCTGCGGTCCATGCAGAAGTCAGTGGAGGTAGACGGCCAGAGGCTGCAGGGGTTGATCGATGGCAACAAGAGATGGCTGGAGATGCGCAAGAAAGACACCAGCGT ACCCCTGTTTACTCGCTATCAGGCTTCTTCAGCCAAGAGCGGCCTGGTCCAGCTGGGCTTGGATGATAACAACCAGATCAGAGTCTATCATTACTGA